Proteins found in one Acipenser ruthenus chromosome 18, fAciRut3.2 maternal haplotype, whole genome shotgun sequence genomic segment:
- the LOC131698546 gene encoding uncharacterized protein C20orf85-like gives MAAAKSNTNPAKACNFVGQDQIWKDHVQMEMQAANAWPSTWGFIAQAYKEMVEDDMQMRKSRVKVDLPPHMQTRVPSPPEKYIKVDSSPKLPQTTQGFIGWRSAVPSLGLERFGKVHKGRTSFLKEMKWPAEASDS, from the exons ATGGCTGCAGCCAAAAGCAACACAAACCCAGCGAAAGCATGCAACTTCGTGGGTCAAGATCAGATCTG GAAAGACCACGTGCAAATGGAGATGCAGGCTGCTAATGCGTGGCCCAGCACCTGGGGATTTATAGCACAGGCTTACAAAGAG ATGGTGGAGGATGACATGCAGATGAGGAAGAGCCGGGTTAAAGTGGATCTTCCTCCGCACATGCAGACACGAGTCCCCTCCCCTCCAGAGAAGTACATCAAG GTGGACTCTTCCCCTAAACTCCCCCAGACAACACAGGGGTTCATAGGCTGGAGGTCAGCTGTGCCCAGCCTGGGTCTGGAGCGCTTTGGGAAGGTTCACAAAGGCAGGACCAGCTTCCTTAAAGAAATGAAATGGCCAGCAGAGGCGAGCGATTCCTAA